In one Calonectris borealis chromosome 23, bCalBor7.hap1.2, whole genome shotgun sequence genomic region, the following are encoded:
- the TMEM278 gene encoding transmembrane protein 278 → MSGQNTEDFGAENLSDKSRMIPSLPPYNMDDQLLPREPRSAWCCLAWTLLVVTMNCFVFLMNLLLMFVIFTIVLLPTIVVVYFGFQCHSRVLHSAARYCKSILDDNSSSALIILGFVIMSPLIVVAMAIYCSLARRLHLFMCFQPYSRAVYKGVKWRWYEEGGLCGCAKGWNTQVKAWV, encoded by the exons ATGTCTGGCCAGAACACTGAGGACTTTGGAGCAGAAAACCTCTCAGACAAGTCTCGGATGATTCCTAGCCTCCCGCCATATAACATGGATGACCAGCTCCTTCCCAGGGAGCCACGGAGTGCCTGGTGCTGCTTGGCATGGACCCTGCTGGTAGTCACCATGAACTGCTTCGTCTTTCTCATGAATTTGCTCCTGATGTTTGTTATCTTCACCATTGTGCTGCTTCCTACCATTGTGGTGGTGTACTTTGGCTTCCAGTGCCACTCTCGG GTGCTGCACTCAGCTGCCCGCTACTGCAAAAGCATCTTGGATGACAACAGCTCTTCTGCCCTCATCATCCTTGGCTTCGTCATCATGTCCCCTCTCATTGTGGTGGCCATGGCGATTTACTGCAGCCTGGCAAGGCGTCTCCATCTCTTCATGTGCTTCCAGCCATACAGCAGGGCTGTGTACAAGGGGGTGAAGTGGCGCTGGTACGAGGAGGGAGGCCTGTGCGGCTGTGCCAAGGGGTGGAACACTCAAGTCAAGGCTTGGGTATGA